From a region of the Nitrospira sp. genome:
- a CDS encoding polysaccharide deacetylase family protein, whose translation MSYGPPVISIDVEDWPQSTWDHSLPITDRAAENTRRVLRLLRETEVRATMFVLGKLAERFPEVVKEIEADGHEVACHGHGHLEIGRQSPDEFLADVRRSKDLLEQIIGKAVKGYRAPDFSIVQDTLWALDALAEAGFEYDSSIVPAQMPRYGIAGWPIHPVRVRLGQSASILEAPLATFRALGRNLPVGGGGYHRLLPGFASRHFARKIMTVAPFVFYCHPYEFDVHEFREIPVRVPRTVRFHQGAGRRWFEQRFRSFVKCFGGQTMCDMLSSQQWSDFRLNSLKLAPAPEISASLQRQ comes from the coding sequence ATGAGTTACGGTCCACCGGTCATCTCCATCGACGTCGAAGATTGGCCTCAATCCACGTGGGACCACAGTCTTCCAATCACGGACCGAGCGGCTGAGAACACGCGCCGAGTGCTTCGACTTCTACGTGAAACCGAGGTACGTGCTACCATGTTCGTGCTCGGCAAGCTTGCCGAACGATTTCCAGAGGTTGTGAAGGAGATTGAGGCTGATGGGCACGAAGTGGCATGTCATGGACACGGACATCTTGAAATCGGCAGGCAGTCTCCCGATGAATTTCTAGCCGATGTCCGCCGCTCGAAGGATCTCCTCGAACAGATCATCGGCAAGGCTGTGAAAGGCTATCGCGCCCCTGATTTCTCGATTGTTCAAGACACGCTTTGGGCGTTGGATGCGCTCGCGGAGGCTGGGTTTGAATACGACTCGAGCATTGTGCCGGCTCAAATGCCTCGGTACGGAATCGCCGGTTGGCCTATCCATCCGGTTCGGGTTCGTCTCGGTCAAAGCGCCAGCATCTTGGAGGCTCCTCTGGCCACGTTTCGGGCGCTCGGCAGAAATTTGCCGGTAGGGGGAGGCGGGTATCATCGTCTGTTGCCGGGATTTGCGAGCCGTCACTTTGCCCGGAAGATCATGACGGTGGCTCCGTTTGTCTTTTACTGCCACCCTTATGAGTTCGATGTCCACGAATTTAGGGAGATTCCGGTCCGTGTCCCACGTACGGTTAGATTTCATCAAGGGGCAGGACGGAGATGGTTTGAACAACGCTTCCGATCTTTTGTGAAATGTTTCGGTGGCCAAACAATGTGCGACATGCTTTCTTCACAGCAGTGGTCCGACTTTCGTCTCAATAGTTTGAAATTGGCTCCCGCCCCAGAGATCAGTGCATCACTCCAAAGACAGTAG
- a CDS encoding methyltransferase domain-containing protein produces the protein MNQEHNAATFFNSFAEAFDTIYDQKRNPFMRWVDSTFRSDMFIRYALTFEALGEQLKGGTVLDIGCGSGPYIAEAFRRGADRITGLDPAPNMLTLVRQRLDQRGIAENRCTLVEGIFPGARVEPHDFAIVMGVMDYVEDPQAFLKALRPLVKRLAVISFPSEHWFRTPFRKFRYQLRQCPVYFYNEDGIRRLSAAAGFSDVRIQKIPGAGMDFHVSLKP, from the coding sequence ATGAATCAGGAGCATAATGCGGCAACCTTTTTCAACAGCTTTGCCGAGGCCTTTGACACCATATACGACCAAAAACGGAATCCGTTCATGCGCTGGGTGGATTCCACGTTCCGGAGTGACATGTTTATTCGGTATGCCCTGACATTCGAAGCGCTGGGGGAGCAGCTAAAAGGGGGGACGGTGCTGGATATAGGATGCGGTTCCGGTCCCTATATTGCCGAAGCCTTCAGACGGGGAGCGGATCGGATCACCGGACTCGACCCAGCTCCCAATATGCTGACTCTTGTGCGCCAACGCCTTGATCAGAGGGGGATAGCTGAGAACCGGTGTACGTTGGTTGAAGGAATCTTCCCGGGAGCACGGGTAGAGCCGCATGATTTCGCGATTGTCATGGGCGTCATGGACTATGTGGAAGATCCGCAAGCCTTCTTGAAGGCTCTTCGACCGCTGGTCAAGCGTTTAGCTGTTATATCTTTTCCCAGCGAACATTGGTTCAGAACGCCGTTCCGGAAATTCCGGTACCAACTGAGGCAATGTCCGGTTTACTTCTATAATGAGGACGGGATTCGCCGACTCTCTGCCGCAGCAGGGTTTTCCGATGTTCGAATTCAGAAAATCCCCGGAGCCGGTATGGACTTCCATGTCAGTTTAAAGCCATGA